The genomic window TACCAGGGAGCTTGTCCTTTTATCATTGAACACAGGCCCACAGTGGCTCCAACCTGCTCATACCAGGGAGCTTGTCCTTTTATCATTGAACACAGGCCCACAGTGGCTCCAACCTGCTCGTACCAGGGAGCTTGTCCTTTCATCATTGAACACAGGCCCACAGTAGCTCCAACCTGCTCGTACCAGGGAGCTTGTCCTTTCATCATTGAACACAGGCCCACAGTGGCTCCAACCTGCTCGTACCAGGGAGCTTGTCCTTTTATCATTGAACACAGGCCCACAGTGGCTCCAACCTGCTCGTACCAGGGAGCTTGTCCTTTTATCATTGAACACAGGCCCACAGTGGCTCCAACCTGCTCATACCAGGGAGCTTGTCCTTTCATCATTGAACACAGGCCCACAGTAGCTCCAACCTGCTCGTACCAGGGAGCTTGTCCTTTCATCATTGAACACAGGCCCACAGTAGCTCCAACCTGCTCGTACCAGGGAGCTTGTCCTTTCATCATTGAACACAGGCCCACAGTAGCTCCAACCTGCTCGTACCAGGGAGCTTGTCCTTTCATCATTGAACACAGGCCCACAGTGGCTCCAACCTGCTCGTACCAGGGAGCTTGTCCTTTTATCATTGAACACAGGCCCACAGTAGCTCCAACCTGCTCATACCAGGGAGCTTGTCCTTTCATCATTGAACACAGGCCCACAGTGGCTCAAACCTGCTCATACCAGGGAGCTTTTCCTTTTATCATTGAACACAGGCCCACAGTGGCTCATACCAGGGAGCTTGTACTTTTATCCTTGAACACAGGCCCACAGTAGCTCATACCAGGGAGCTTGTCCTTTTATCATTGAACACAGGCCCACAGTAGATCATACCAGGGAGATGGTTATGTTCAAAACATGATCCAATGTAGTACAATGTTTTAGTGTGTAAGACAAATTATCTTGCTGCAATAAAGGACTATCTTTTCATCTACCAGTCCTTGCTCATTTTAACTTTCAGTCAGCACTATGGAggtagggaggggaggggtggggatAATAGGTGATGTTTCACAGTTGTCTCTTATCTGACTAACAGGCTATATATCTTACATTATTCTACATCTTACACATGAGAATAGTCCCTCAACCCTCTCTCACCTCAATAGTCAACTCCTATGAAGTTAAAATAGTGACTTCATTAAACAAGTATGTAAAGTATAATTTGCACATGTAAAATATGAGTTTCACTGTATACTGACTTTTGTAGTTGCAAAAAATATTTGCAAACATGTAACTTCTGTTGAGAATAAATGCAACAACAGTTGCAAGATAATAACGTGAATAAATATAACAACACGTACAAACATGTAAAGTGATATGTGAATACATTCAGGAAGATTTGCAAGCATGTAACTACATTTCAGAATGAATGCAACACATTTACTAATCTTTCTTCTGTGAAACAAAACAATATTTTCCGATGTCGAATCTGTGCGCTCCGAGTTTTTGGCACTAATTTTGTGTTAAACCTGTGCCAAAAGTATTgcagctgtaaaaaaaaaaaaaaaaaaatgcaagcAAGCAGCACAGAAAAACACGAGTTCTGGTGGACAgggctttttatttttttattttttcaggTGAAGTGTTGTCATTTTTGAACGTGCTTACACGATTTACACCGTTTCCGGTCGGGAAGCTCGCTTTCCACTGTGATAAATATGGATCAAATTTGTTAaaattactagctagctagctaaatgataTTCACAGAATTTGAAAGCTACAACAAGGCATTGGTTAGGAAGATGAAGGGAAGAATTAAAACGAGTGTTTCCACATAGCATATTGGCCAatgttggaaaaagtacccaattgtcgtacctgagtaaaagtaaagataccttcatagaaaatgactcaggtaaaagtgaaagtcacccagtcaAATATACTTGAGGATCAAAAGTAAAtgcaattgctaaaatatacttaagtatcaaacgtaaaagtataaatcctttcaaatattaaacaaaccagaggatttaaaaatattttactgatagccaggggcatgctccaacactccaacacgtaatttacaaataaagcattcgtgtttcgtgagtccgccagataagaggcagtagggatgaccagggatgttctcttgattagtgcgtgaattggaccattttcctgtcctgctaagcataaaaaatgtaaggagtacttttgggtgtcagggaaaatgtatgcagtaaaaagtacattattttctataagaatgtagtgaagtaaaagtaaaagttgtcaaaaatataaatagtaaagtaaagtacagataccccaaaaacctacttaagtagtactttaaagtatttttacttaagtactttacaccactgctattgGCTTTACATGACTGGTTAGCATTAAAGCCTTCTGGCTAGCCTGTATCTAGTGGTTCTTACATTGTGTGTCAGAGCAATAGGTCTAGCTATGTACTTGTCATTTGGTTGAGACTAACATTAGTTTAGAAAATAATTGTTTGCTTTGTGTATATTTGGTGTGTAGTTGGATGGCTTTGCTAGTTAGCAAACTGAGATCTCCGCTCAAGTtgactaaagttagctagcttgctgatAATGTTCTGAGGAGAACAGGCTAGCTCCCTGTAGAATCAAGACAAGAGGGGATGGGGAAGAAGATTAGATGTGCATTTGCTTCATCTAGCTGATGCAGTACCCAGGTGAGTTTAGAGCTAACTGCTAAGAGATAGAATATGAGACATCTCACCTTTTTATTttgattagctagctagatgtcaATGTCGAATTTGATCCAAATTTAGCACAGTGGAAAGCTTACTTCCAGACCGGAACCATGGAAAATGCGAAAGCATGTTCAAGAATGACAACACCTCACCTGATTGGTCGGAAGAAACAGCCCTGTCTACCAGAGCTCATGTTTTTTACAACTGCAAAACTTTTGACACGGGTTAGTCGCAAAATTAGTGCCAAAACTCTGAGTGCACAGATTCAACATTGGCAAATGTAATTTTGATTCATAGAAGAAGATTCACTAGTCGCAAGCATGCAACTATTCTCAAATGTAGTTGCATGCTTGCAAATCTTATTGAATTTATTCACATATCAATGTATATGTTTAAAAGTGTTGTATTTATTCACCCATCACATTACCTGCATGCAACTGTTGTTGCATTTATGTTTGCAAATATTTTTTGCAAATACAAAACTCTGTATATAGCTGCTACTCATATTTTAAATATACAAATCATACTTTTCATGCTTGTATAATTAAGTCACTATTTTACCTGCATAAACCCCCTCCTTATCTCCTTCCTACATCCCAGTATTGTCCAGTCAGCAAGACTTGAAGAAAGGGGGTGAGTTATTGtgtgagagtagagagaagagagaagggtgAGTTATGAGGATTCTCACCGTTTTACAACAGTCAGTTAGCCCTCCAGGCTTCATCTATCCATGCACCCATCAGTATTTCCTTATCATACTGTAGGATCAAGTTACCCTGACAAGCAGGTTTCCCTGGTTCGCTGGTCATCGTTTCTCTGACAGGACTGTTTCTGTCCTACCTGTGGGTTTTAGGAGGGTCATTTTTCACTGAAGGTTTGAGACCGTTAATCATCTTTCACAAAGATTTGTTTAGACAGATAATTCCCTTACAACACTAGGCAAGCAGGCTGATTTTTATTTCTGAGTTAAAAAGAGTAAGACGATGACACTTCAGAGAACGTTTTCCTGAAAACAAGTATTCAGATCACATTTATTAGAAAAAACAAGTTGTTGAATATTGGAATTTATTTGGGAATACTCATATACACTGACTCGAATATACTCCCATGCATTTAATCCAGATATTTAAAAAATTGTATTTGAAATAAATATTAGAAAATACTTTCAAATTAAATGTGGTCAACTATTTGTTTTTTACAAATAACCATTCAAATACTCAAATAAAAATACTTGTTTTGAgctgtgtatttgaaaataatTAAATACACAGCAAAATATATTCAAATAACAAAACACAtggatttgaacccaggtctgagccATCCATCGCAAAACAATATTTTACAATGTTGAACAAATATGTTGGACCCAAGCACTCAGAGATAAAAACACATACataaactataaaataacatatataaacaataaaataaacacaatcaataaaaatatatacaaattaaAACTGTCAGTCATGACAGTCAGCAATTATAGATGAttaaacaggtgtgtgtgtgtgtgcgcgcatttgTGTGCGTGAAGCATCATCGATGCTGACTCGGCTGTTTCTGTGGGAACCAAGCCCTGCTCATCCTGCTGTCACACGCAACTGAGTCCCGCCCTGTCAGCTTTAACtgattactgtgtgtgtatgtgtgtgtcagcagACGGTTCAGTTCAGTCTCAGGTAGaatcctgtctctctttctcactctccttTCTTTAGTGTCTTTAGACCTCTAGCTAACTTCTGCCcatccctgtctccccctctatcAGTCTGTTCAGACCTCTGTGCCTTCCCGTGGGTATAGGATGCTTGCTGAGCCCAAGCCGGGGTAGAAATGCCCATTGAACTGGCTGAGGATGGGGCTGCTGTAACCCAGGGAAGAGTGGGTGGGCGAGGAGAGGCCAGGGGGAGGCGGCAGCTGGGAAGCCCACTCCGAAGCACCCGAGCTGGGGGAGTAACTACCAAAACCCCCAGGCTGTGTAGGCCTCTGGGTCCCATCCAGGGTAAGGGTTATGGGGAGGGCCCGGTTCAGCGAATCTCCTACGATCTCATTGGCTCCCCCTGACACCACTCCAGACATCTCAGACAGGAAGCTGCTCAAGCAAGGGGTGGGACCTGTGGTTGAAGGGGTGGGGATTCTCTCTGGCGTGGGAGACATGTCGATCCCGTGGTTGCTGGGGGGTTCGGGGCTCCCCCGGTTGTTGGGGTCACCTGGCTCCGACCCCCCTgaccccccctctcctccagacAGCGAATCAGACTTCCTCTTCCTTTTACGACGGAAGTTTCCATTGTCAAACATCTTCTcacagtttgggtctagtgtcCAATAGTTACCCTTacctggaagagagagagtgagggaaagagagtgagggagggaaggaggggggggggtagagtAGAATGTGTTTGCGGTTGACACATGGATTATTGACTGCATCATCTACTATCATTACTAAACACAGTTCATCTACCGTTCCATCACAAGACTATTACACACGCTAAAGGCACGCCCCAGTGGCTACCTAAAGTAAAGACACATGATAACTAAAGtagacttttgacttttgacaaGGTTAGATTCAAAATGAATAAATCAACCATCAAATACTGTCATATCTTAGATTGATTGGTTATTTTGTGGGCTTAGAACTAAAATAAAACAAACACATAATGACGTCAGACTCTTACCAGGGTCGTCCTCGTCTCTGGGGACCTTCTTGAAGCAGTCGTTGAGTGACAGGTTGTGCCTGATGGAGTTCTGCCAGCCAGCCTTGCTCTTGTTGTAGAAGGGGAAGTTATCGGCCACGTACTGGTAGATCTGACTCAGGGTCAGCCGCCGCTCCGGGGCGCCGTGGATCGCCATGGCGATGAGAGCGGAGTAGGAGTAGGGCGGGCGGACCAGCTTCATCAGGTCTTCCTGTGAGGGCAGAGAGAACCAGCCCAGCTCCCCCCCAGGGACCCCTGTCCCGCCGGGCCCCAGGTAAGGCCTCTGCATCCCATAGTGCTGGGGAACGAAAGGGGGCCCGGGGTTACCTGGGGGCCCGGTGGTGGCCAGGTATGGGGGAGCGTTGATGCCGGATCCGTTAAACCACAGGTAAGGGTTGGGGGAGGAGGTGCTGTAGTCATAGGAGGTGGGGGTGGTGCGCTGGGGGCTGGGGAGCGAAGGAGGGGGGTAGTAGCAGTCACTGTACATGCTGAGTTCTGGAGGTTCCTGGCCCAGGCTGGGGAACTGGGGGCCACAGCAAGGAGGAGACTGGCCCTGAGGTTCGAACGACGCCATGGTCAGTTAGTCTGTagtctctctcacctcctcctgatgctgctgtgtgtctgtccttGGGCTGTCCTTGTCGTCTCCTTGGGGACAGGTATGAATAGAGTCCTCAGTCCTTTCCTGGTGTCAGGATAACCTTAAAGTTTATATTTTCAAGTTTGAATTAGCCTCTTTTCCAACTTGTGCTGTTCTGGTCCTTGGAAGGTGATGACTGTTTCAGTGTCTGAGTTATGCCCCCGGggtatcgctctctctctttgtctgtctgtctttctcaatcaatcaatctctctctctctctctctctctctctctctctctctctctctctacttgttACCTGTTGACTATTTGCCCTTGCTCAATGTCAGCACTGTCACCTGTCCCACTCTTTTATCTGTGTCCCTGGCAACACCCATTTCTCCTGATTGGTTGTTTAGCCAAGTGAGGATTTTGACAGGAGTGTCATTTTTTTCAATCTGTCAGCCAGTTCCTTAAGGCTCTCTCCCTCCACAGGAATTCCcactctttatttattttttatatattttttagggggtagatcagctttaatactgcagatagattgtagcttccatcaacataattgtctgcatcatttccaatccccaacatatttttttgcaaatatatacagtaccagtcaaaagtttggatacactcattccagggtttttctttatttgtattattttctacattgtataataaaagtgaagacatcaaaactatgaaatactacattactacatgattccatacgtgttatttcatagttttgatatcttcactactattctacaatgtagaaaatagtaaaaaaaaaaaaaaaacttgaatgagtaggtgttcttaaactTTTGACCTTTAGtgtacattttatggacacaatgtattttacaatagttatcttgttgttattagtcccacccttcagctaccttcaaaccctcccatctatcgctgaacaccatccagttggATTTTtattttgccatatatttttaactgtgctgtttcacaaaagttctgaacgtatatacattttacagacacagtatattttttACATGAGTTATCTTTTTGTTGAATTCCCACTCTTTCTCTTAGTATGAATTGAATTACATTTGAATGGATTGTaaaaatacaatacaattatATATACATTTCATGAAACATTTATGATTGCTGGTAAGAGGCCTatacaatttccaaatgcctgttCTCTGAACCTAAATAGTAGGCTGGATTGATATCGAGGCCGCCGTTGCTGAAAAACAGAATAAATAGGTATTTCTTCCCTCCCTCAAATTCATCTGGTGTTGCCATAACTTTGTAGAAGTGGTTAGGTAGCCGTTATTTTTGGAAGTTCAGTCACAGATGAAAGGCTAGGGATTCAGTGGTAACTGTTACTTAGTTACAACTTGGCGCCTCCGTCTGGAAAAATGTGATAGCACTAAGTAAAATGTGATACAAAGGTTTCTATACTTATCTAATCTGACACACGTGTGCctcctcccattcctcacttTACTTACGTCGTTCAATCACTCTTACCAGTCATTCTGGGCAGGTGGGGCTCAGctttcctgttttgcatgttattttggctttaatacatgtcacatatcagtttgcaaacaatgtaaaaattatatatatcattgagttaatgaagatgcatacaaacatggtctcttttgttttcttgagtaaggaaGCTCCAAagtgcaggtgtttcagcctagatcagtgctttctgtggtgggggGGCAAGCCAGctgaaaatacggagcgttgcgccgtgattggctcagtgttctgtcactcatggggacactatgtcaccgccaagtctaagggtagagctagaaaattcaagccccttgggtgctgccatagagttacattagaagtgcctatCCACGAagactcaaggtcattggccacaaataaaatgacgtcaaatcacattttatctaCAGTAGCGGTGAGGCATCagcatgaatcaagtcaacaatctactggcaaatcctttttaatccttgttaaatgaagagaaataatgaagagaaattttagataaaacgtattggtgctcatcggccattggacataaacattacacaacaagttggaaatcgcaaattcaacaatgagtggtttggaaggaatcagtggctggctgcaagcattgcaaagcaatcactagtctgctattcagtggagtggctgtatGGTCCCAACTCTAAAATATGAGGGTCTCTTTTCtgagtttaaaatgataaacattcaacattggccatgctgtcaatgaggCATGATTTGTGCCGTGCAAAAAAAAAACTGTTAACTTGGAACTGCAAAATcggactttagtgagttcaagacaactgggaactctgtaaaaacaagctacgactgggaaaatacgttttgaactttcatccaactcagaattgtaaattcagaactcgggcctctttctagagctacgacctgaagatcactgacgtcatcaggattcaacctttttttccgagttcccagttgtattgaaagcaccataagtccagagaatgccagactttgatgataaAGTTTGATGACAACATTTTCCCATGAAGGACCACCgctccaccttcctgttcaagtgagcacagcacaaccaGGTGAGTCCAaacatgtattgtatgctgctgcataaattatgtaatatgccaaggagatatgtatactgtagctaagaaagtaatactaagtgtatgtgcCTGTGCCTCATGTGCCTCGCCCTAATAATTGTGTCTATTTTCACATCTGAATTTCACCTAAAGTTCTCACTCTGTggggcacatgtagcctataacctatgtttgagaaatgtaatcatcaaatattgtaagagctttcattgtctgcttatatgccccctttatttatcgtacagttctgacttggtgtacagggagaacgcAGCAAGAACGGCCCAtcttctgaattctgttgctgtacatttcaaaggtgctgaacaaatagttatattgactacatccgtcctagctcgctcatgaatgacttaatcgaaattacggattgcttcttatccgcttgttgtccccttatgccatagtttgtacatctcaattgtcagtagaagccacatttgtttaagcaagtcagccatatcagctatgttgtttaaaaggcagtaaatgaggctgaatgaactgtttcgctgccagacaaggctccgctgatagccaggtgtagcagtggtaatgtgttgggactgctgttggaacagctttatgtaggccctaacagtttgtgggcaccgtttgtcaccgttatagtgctattaatgtattgtttagtgttgtgttgtggctttaaTGGCATGCATGccactgttatttatttttccccaccaagatttacatgctaaaatcgccactggctaCGTCACTGTGCAACAAGAACGAAAATATGAAATTGCACAGACGTATGCATCAATGCATCAAATCTCAAGCATGCGTTTTGTGAATTTGCAACAATGTTTCCATCTTCCATACAAGCTACATCGTTTCCCGTGGCACGAGGCAGCAGGTTTGCAGTGCGCGAGGGCATACAGAGACGCACCACGCGCAATTTCTCTAACCAACAACCAATATAAGAGGAATAGACCGCTAGATCCGATCGGATAACGTTAGAGCTTATCGTAAGTATTTAGTTACTTGTAAATATTTATAAATAAGAAGGTGCCTATTTAATTGAAGTACTCTAAAGTTGGTTATTGTATCCAAGCTTGACAAGCTCACTGACTACCATTTGTTTACTTTGGATTCATTCTTGCGACGGTTAGCTTGGCAAGCCAACTGGACTGATTTTAGCTAGCTGCTAAGCTACCCCTGTCAATCAACGTCATCAAAACAAAACCGTTTTGAAGTTTATAAACTTAAGCTTAAGCACGTCCTTGCATTTGACCTACTTAGCTGTTTATCCATTATGATTATGCTACGTCCATGAAACATGTTCAGTGTGCTTACGTTCTGGTTGGTTTTGGTAGGCTATTCATTTGGGAATCGAATCTTCATATAAATATTGCGCGTTTAAAGATGGCCTATTCTCCGGCCATCAAAAGGACAGTGGAGAAGAGAGAATGGAGTTGAACAAGGGTTTAGAGAGAATGATTGAAGACGTAGAACATCTATCAGGTATGTTGTCTCATTATGGTAATCTCTACCATTTGAATGTTGTAGGCGGTGTTCGAATATTTTTACATCTAAGTTTTCTGTAGGATGATGTAGGTAGCTGTAGCTGTGTTTTTCAGAAACGATTAAGCAAAATCGTTAGTAGctgaacaattttttttttaccgGTCTTTACTTTAACCGTAACACCCTATTGCCTTATTATCCATTTACTACCCACTCTTTAACGTTCCATTTTTAAAACTTGATGGGTGTGTGTAATTCATTATAAATTCTGCATTGTGCTTTAAATCATACTCTGTATGGCCCACTTCTGACACTGACAGCCCTGTCCCTCTTGTCTCTCTTGTGGTTTCCCAGTGCAGCTGACATGGATGGCCAATGACATGGGGATGCAGTGGACCAGTCCTGATCTGGGGGACTCCCTACGGAGGCTTGAGGAAGACTTCCTCCGCTGCAGGGCTGTCATTTGTAGCTTCCCTGGGGAACAGGAGCCGAACCGGAGACAGGAACTGGGAAAGGACCAGGGGATGGGGAAGTGGATGGAGGAGTGACCTAGACCAGGGGATGGATACCACCTCCTCCCCACTTCACCAGGAATGTCTGCAGTTCTGAAATGGACCTTAATCCAAAGCTAGTAGCCCGTGCTCTGTATGCTTGGCTACAACGTTGTTACAGTTgtatgtacagtagactacagtctCATATCTGCAGCAGCAGTCTGTTTCTCTCTGACAGAAGCGGAAACCACTGGAGATAGGTGATAGAGATAGATGTCTCCAGCCCCATACTGCATGCTGTCTAAGCTGAGCAGCAGGCTGTTGTATGGTGCTGTTGTATACAGATTGTGGTTGTGTGTTAAGTACCTGTTATAGAATGTGTATGATACGTCTCTGGACAGGGTGTTCAAGGCACTATAGTGTTGTTGTGATTGTTATTCATTTGTGGTTTGCCTGTTTGTCAAATTTTTTATTAAAAAGCTTGAATGAGAATGTTGACCATTGGCTTGTTTATTGGGATGCCAAATGTGTTTGGTAGAATGTGCATACACATGTTGGCATTCTATATCTTGATAGTCATATCCCAGTCATACCCCCAGCAGTCATGGTACTGTACACTTTCTACTTCACAGTTTGAATTGTTCAGAGTAGTAGGCCTACGTCAATGAATATGAGATATGAATATACCAGACTACTGTATGGATTTCTATGTGAATCAGTGGCCATGCAGGTTGACATGGCATAGCTGTACTGACTGAATGTAATCTAGTTGTCTGTGGTGTTTcagatggagagaagagggaggagcaCAGAACAGGGTGACTCTACTGATCTGGACCACATTCTGAA from Salvelinus namaycush isolate Seneca unplaced genomic scaffold, SaNama_1.0 Scaffold25, whole genome shotgun sequence includes these protein-coding regions:
- the LOC120039057 gene encoding forkhead box protein I1-ema-like, with the protein product MASFEPQGQSPPCCGPQFPSLGQEPPELSMYSDCYYPPPSLPSPQRTTPTSYDYSTSSPNPYLWFNGSGINAPPYLATTGPPGNPGPPFVPQHYGMQRPYLGPGGTGVPGGELGWFSLPSQEDLMKLVRPPYSYSALIAMAIHGAPERRLTLSQIYQYVADNFPFYNKSKAGWQNSIRHNLSLNDCFKKVPRDEDDPGKGNYWTLDPNCEKMFDNGNFRRKRKRKSDSLSGGEGGSGGSEPGDPNNRGSPEPPSNHGIDMSPTPERIPTPSTTGPTPCLSSFLSEMSGVVSGGANEIVGDSLNRALPITLTLDGTQRPTQPGGFGSYSPSSGASEWASQLPPPPGLSSPTHSSLGYSSPILSQFNGHFYPGLGSASILYPREGTEV